One window of Campylobacter sp. RM12651 genomic DNA carries:
- a CDS encoding biotin/lipoyl-containing protein translates to MAKKYIDIMDTSFRDGFQSVYGARVLMNDFFPALQAAKEAGIRHFEFGGGARFQSLYFYTNEDAFTMMDKFREIVGDGINLQTLARGVNTVTLDTGSREIIDLHAKLFAKHGTTTIRNFDALNDVENLKYSGERIVHYGLKHEIVITMMDLPIGCKGAHDTKFYEKTLKEILKANIPFHSICFKDASGTSNPQKVYETIKMARKLLPANTHIRLHTHESAGVSVACYLAALEAGVDGIDLAAAPVSGGTSQPDILTMLHAVKGKNYDLGGLEVEKILKYEEVFKDCMKDYFMPPEAIQVSPLIPISPMPGGALTANTQMMRDNNVLDKFPDTIKAMSEVVKKGGFGTSVTPVSQFYFQQAFNNVMFGEWKKIAEGYGKMVLGYFGKTPVAPDPKIVKLASEQLNLKPTKEKAIDLADLDETKSLKYIEKILKKEGILVTDENLFIVAACKEKGLAFLKGEAKVNVRKISQNTKSNSNNLYSVQVNDKTYDVEIEKDKILVNGNSYEVKVKEKENTSKIIEKQEISQSIANDKSILASMSGNVFKVLVKAGDKVKAGQELFILEAMKMEVPIEATSDGIIDKILVKQGDNVEAMQILASLK, encoded by the coding sequence ATGGCTAAAAAATATATAGATATTATGGATACAAGTTTTCGTGATGGCTTTCAATCAGTTTATGGAGCTAGAGTTTTAATGAATGATTTTTTCCCAGCATTACAAGCTGCAAAAGAAGCTGGGATAAGGCATTTTGAATTTGGTGGCGGGGCAAGATTTCAAAGCCTTTATTTTTATACAAACGAAGACGCATTTACTATGATGGATAAATTCCGTGAAATTGTAGGAGATGGTATTAATCTTCAAACCCTTGCTCGTGGAGTAAATACCGTTACACTTGATACTGGTAGTCGTGAAATAATAGATTTACACGCAAAATTATTCGCAAAACACGGAACTACTACGATTAGAAATTTTGACGCTTTAAATGATGTTGAGAATTTAAAATATAGTGGCGAAAGAATAGTGCATTATGGTTTAAAACACGAAATTGTAATAACTATGATGGATTTACCAATAGGTTGCAAAGGCGCTCACGATACTAAGTTTTATGAAAAAACCTTAAAAGAAATTTTAAAAGCTAATATCCCATTTCATAGCATTTGTTTTAAAGACGCATCAGGGACAAGTAATCCACAAAAAGTATATGAAACAATAAAAATGGCTAGAAAACTTTTACCTGCAAATACTCATATTAGACTTCATACTCACGAAAGTGCAGGTGTTAGTGTAGCTTGTTATTTAGCAGCACTTGAAGCTGGTGTTGATGGAATTGACCTTGCAGCAGCTCCTGTTAGTGGTGGAACAAGTCAGCCTGATATTCTTACAATGTTACACGCTGTAAAAGGTAAAAATTATGATTTAGGTGGGCTTGAAGTTGAAAAAATCTTAAAATATGAAGAAGTATTTAAAGATTGTATGAAAGATTATTTTATGCCACCTGAAGCTATACAAGTTAGTCCATTAATACCGATTTCACCTATGCCAGGTGGAGCATTAACAGCAAATACTCAAATGATGAGAGATAATAATGTATTAGATAAATTCCCTGATACTATAAAAGCTATGAGTGAAGTGGTAAAAAAAGGTGGCTTTGGAACTAGTGTAACTCCTGTTAGTCAATTTTATTTCCAACAAGCATTTAATAATGTAATGTTTGGCGAATGGAAAAAAATCGCAGAAGGCTATGGCAAAATGGTTTTAGGCTATTTTGGAAAAACCCCTGTAGCACCAGATCCAAAAATAGTAAAACTTGCAAGCGAACAATTAAATCTAAAACCAACAAAAGAAAAAGCAATAGATTTAGCCGACCTTGATGAAACCAAATCACTTAAATACATTGAAAAAATACTTAAAAAAGAAGGTATTTTAGTAACTGATGAAAATCTATTCATAGTTGCAGCTTGTAAAGAAAAAGGATTAGCATTTTTAAAAGGTGAAGCAAAAGTCAATGTTAGAAAAATTTCTCAAAATACTAAATCAAATTCTAATAATCTTTATTCAGTGCAAGTCAATGATAAAACCTATGATGTAGAAATTGAAAAAGATAAAATTTTAGTAAATGGCAATAGCTACGAAGTAAAAGTAAAAGAAAAAGAAAATACTTCAAAAATTATTGAAAAACAAGAAATTTCACAATCAATAGCTAATGATAAAAGCATTTTAGCCTCAATGTCAGGAAATGTGTTTAAAGTACTTGTAAAAGCAGGAGATAAAGTAAAAGCAGGGCAAGAATTATTCATTCTTGAAGCTATGAAAATGGAAGTTCCAATTGAAGCAACAAGTGATGGAATAATAGATAAAATACTTGTAAAACAAGGAGATAATGTAGAAGCTATGCAAATTTTAGCTAGTTTAAAATAA
- a CDS encoding acetyl-CoA carboxylase subunit A produces the protein MISKVLIANRGEIAVRIIRACRDLHIQSVAIYTKPDENCLHVKIASEAKCIGEDAIKGYLDAKIIIQTAKECGADAIHPGYGFLSENYEFAKMVEDAGLIFVGPKSQVIKNMGNKNIARELMQQNGIPVVPGTKVLNECKEEEIKEFAKKIGYPVILKASGGGGGRGIKEVWNEDELIPAFNTCKREAKAYFNNDDVFMEKLIENPRHIEFQILGDNYGNIIHLCERDCSIQRRHQKIIEIAPCPSISEHLRKSMGATAVAAAKAAGYTNAGTVEFLLDDYNRFYFMEMNTRIQVEHGVTEEITGVDLIVRQLRYAAGQIQELEQSDIKSNGFAIEARITAEDANKNFIPTPGMVTEYYPALGPSVRVDSHLYKGYKIPPFYDSLVAKLVVKASSYDLAVNKLERALEEFTIEGVKTTISFLKTIAKSKEFRKGIFDTSYIKTNLEKILSNIDDKNKKDKDEIIASICAALKDKLN, from the coding sequence GTGATTAGTAAGGTTTTAATAGCAAATAGGGGAGAAATTGCTGTTCGTATCATAAGAGCTTGTAGGGATTTGCATATTCAAAGTGTAGCTATCTATACAAAGCCTGATGAAAATTGTCTGCATGTAAAAATCGCAAGTGAAGCAAAATGTATAGGTGAAGATGCCATTAAGGGCTATTTAGACGCAAAAATAATAATTCAAACTGCAAAAGAATGTGGTGCTGATGCAATCCATCCTGGATATGGATTTTTAAGTGAAAATTATGAATTCGCAAAAATGGTAGAAGATGCAGGATTAATTTTCGTTGGACCAAAATCTCAAGTTATTAAAAATATGGGAAATAAAAATATAGCAAGAGAATTAATGCAACAAAACGGCATTCCAGTAGTTCCAGGAACAAAAGTATTAAATGAATGCAAAGAAGAAGAAATAAAAGAATTTGCCAAAAAAATTGGCTATCCTGTAATATTAAAAGCTAGTGGAGGTGGCGGTGGTCGTGGGATTAAAGAAGTCTGGAATGAAGATGAATTAATACCTGCATTTAATACTTGTAAAAGAGAAGCTAAAGCATATTTTAATAATGATGATGTCTTTATGGAAAAACTCATAGAAAATCCACGCCACATAGAATTTCAAATATTAGGCGATAATTATGGCAATATAATTCATTTATGTGAAAGAGATTGTTCTATTCAAAGACGCCATCAAAAAATAATAGAAATCGCACCTTGTCCATCAATAAGCGAGCATTTAAGAAAAAGTATGGGAGCTACTGCAGTAGCAGCCGCAAAAGCGGCTGGATATACTAATGCAGGAACGGTTGAGTTTTTGTTAGATGATTACAATAGATTTTATTTTATGGAGATGAATACTAGAATACAAGTTGAACACGGCGTTACAGAAGAGATAACAGGGGTTGATTTAATAGTAAGGCAATTAAGATATGCAGCAGGACAAATTCAAGAATTAGAACAAAGTGATATTAAATCAAATGGTTTTGCTATTGAAGCTAGAATTACCGCAGAAGATGCTAATAAGAATTTCATACCAACACCAGGAATGGTTACAGAATATTATCCTGCTTTAGGACCTTCAGTTAGGGTTGATAGCCATCTTTATAAAGGTTATAAAATCCCGCCATTTTACGATTCTTTAGTCGCAAAATTAGTTGTAAAAGCGTCTAGTTATGATTTAGCGGTAAATAAATTAGAAAGAGCTTTAGAAGAATTTACAATAGAAGGCGTAAAAACAACAATTTCATTTTTAAAAACTATTGCAAAAAGTAAAGAATTTAGAAAAGGTATTTTTGATACGAGTTATATAAAAACAAATTTAGAAAAAATTCTAAGCAATATTGATGATAAAAATAAAAAAGATAAAGATGAAATAATCGCTTCAATTTGTGCGGCATTAAAAGATAAATTAAATTAA
- the ruvC gene encoding crossover junction endodeoxyribonuclease RuvC gives MKILGFDPGTRFCGYCLLEKNGSTNTLLEAGLIRFKSKELIDNILELNEALEMIFKKVPNASVAVENIFFAYNPQSVLKLAQFRGAMLLKILQTYGNFSEYTALQVKKTITGKAKAEKEQVAFMVKKLLKINKEIKPLDITDAMAVALTHSFYIKNT, from the coding sequence GAACTAGATTTTGTGGATATTGCCTTTTAGAAAAAAATGGCAGCACAAATACTCTTTTAGAAGCAGGTTTAATAAGATTTAAGAGTAAAGAATTAATAGATAATATTTTAGAATTAAACGAAGCTTTAGAAATGATTTTTAAAAAAGTCCCAAATGCTAGTGTGGCGGTTGAAAATATATTTTTTGCTTATAATCCGCAAAGTGTTTTAAAACTCGCACAATTTCGTGGAGCAATGCTGCTTAAAATCTTGCAAACTTATGGGAATTTTAGTGAATATACAGCTTTACAAGTTAAAAAAACAATCACAGGCAAAGCAAAAGCAGAGAAAGAACAAGTAGCTTTTATGGTTAAAAAGCTTTTAAAAATCAATAAAGAAATAAAACCACTTGATATAACCGACGCAATGGCGGTTGCATTAACTCATAGTTTTTATATAAAAAATACTTAA